A region of Pseudopipra pipra isolate bDixPip1 chromosome 10, bDixPip1.hap1, whole genome shotgun sequence DNA encodes the following proteins:
- the OTOS gene encoding otospiralin isoform X1, which yields MKVCARTPITFQKHEHYLAETMTFTGLFFFCMLMNMLTDARSIQDGDDLYQEAVTLPYWPFSSNDFWSYVEYFRTLGAYNRINEMARAFFAQFPFGSHLGYHVPDHER from the exons ATTACTTTTCAGAAACACGAGCATTATCTTGCAGAAACGATGACATTTACtggcttatttttcttctgcatgctGATGAACATGCTAACAG ATGCCCGATCCATCCAGGATGGAGATG atctgtACCAGGAAGCTGTAACCTTGCCATACTGGCCTTTCTCATCCAACGATTTCTGGTCCTACGTGGAATATTTCCGGACCTTGGGAGCCTACAACAGGATCAATGAAATGGCCAGAGCTTTTTTTGCCCAGTTCCCTTTTGGGAGCCACCTTGGCTACCACGTGCCTGACCACGAGCGCTAA
- the OTOS gene encoding otospiralin isoform X2: MTFTGLFFFCMLMNMLTDARSIQDGDDLYQEAVTLPYWPFSSNDFWSYVEYFRTLGAYNRINEMARAFFAQFPFGSHLGYHVPDHER, encoded by the exons ATGACATTTACtggcttatttttcttctgcatgctGATGAACATGCTAACAG ATGCCCGATCCATCCAGGATGGAGATG atctgtACCAGGAAGCTGTAACCTTGCCATACTGGCCTTTCTCATCCAACGATTTCTGGTCCTACGTGGAATATTTCCGGACCTTGGGAGCCTACAACAGGATCAATGAAATGGCCAGAGCTTTTTTTGCCCAGTTCCCTTTTGGGAGCCACCTTGGCTACCACGTGCCTGACCACGAGCGCTAA
- the COPS9 gene encoding COP9 signalosome complex subunit 9 translates to MKPAVDEMFPEGAGPYVDLDEAGGSTGLLMDLAANEKAVHADFFNDFEDLFDDDDIQ, encoded by the exons ATGAAGCCGGCGGTGGACGAGATGTTTCCCGAGGGAGCCGGGCCGTACGTGGATCTGGACGAG GCAGGGGGAAGCACGGGGCTGCTGATGGACCTGGCCGCCAACGAGAAAGCTGTGCACGCCGACTTCTTCAATG ATTTTGAAGATCTCTTCGATGATGATGACATCCAGTGA